One stretch of Gammaproteobacteria bacterium DNA includes these proteins:
- the rpoD gene encoding RNA polymerase sigma factor RpoD: protein MQQDQFESVGNAEEQSQLKLLIAKGKEQGFLTYHEVNDYLSEDIVEPEQIEDIINTIIEIGIVVYEAPPDLGALLEEGPRAGDVADTPPASTPLATADNDLARTTDPMRMYMREMGVINLLTRQGEIELAKRIESGINKMLSALCDYPPTVDTLLREYAAVESGQSKLSEIIVNLLVDGKPTSAMVIEVSNGNPSCVPTKELQSQIKEIASLHKRIVNSIKRNGWTKPRTVALRKALEERFLSLRLAPKFVNRLVKDAGATVDKIRRWERAIMQLCVKRARMPRGEFIAAFEGHETDLGWCRRIGNSGKPYAAALAELRPEIERAQKKIALQLEGKCLSIAEIKEVNKRLAMGSAKTNRAKKEMVEANLRLVISIAKKYTKRGLLFLDLIQEGNIGLMKAVDKFEYRRGYKFSTYATWWIRQAITRSIADQARTIRIPVHMIETINKLNRYSRQILQEKGREPVPSELAERMDMPEEKIRKVLNISKEPISTETPVGDEEDSRLGDFIEDRSVESPDESTIKSSLYDVIRETLANLAPREAKVLRMRFGLDMGTDHTLEEVGKQFNVTRERIRQIEAKALRKLEKTPEYSERLRSFFNDSSAGSDKRSGRTRGTGRGVRSSVG, encoded by the coding sequence ATGCAACAAGATCAGTTCGAGAGTGTCGGCAACGCCGAAGAGCAGTCCCAACTCAAGCTTTTAATCGCCAAGGGCAAAGAACAAGGATTTCTGACCTATCACGAGGTCAACGACTACCTGTCGGAGGATATCGTCGAGCCCGAGCAGATCGAAGACATCATTAACACCATTATCGAGATAGGTATTGTCGTGTACGAGGCGCCGCCCGATTTGGGGGCGTTGCTGGAAGAAGGCCCCCGGGCCGGGGATGTGGCGGATACGCCCCCGGCGAGCACCCCGCTGGCGACCGCGGATAACGACTTGGCCCGCACTACCGACCCCATGCGCATGTACATGCGCGAGATGGGCGTCATCAATCTGCTGACCCGCCAGGGGGAGATCGAGTTGGCCAAGCGGATCGAGAGCGGGATCAACAAGATGTTGTCCGCCCTGTGCGATTATCCCCCGACCGTAGATACCCTGTTGCGGGAGTATGCCGCCGTGGAATCCGGGCAGAGCAAGCTCAGCGAGATCATCGTCAACCTGCTCGTGGACGGGAAGCCGACCAGCGCCATGGTGATAGAGGTCAGCAATGGCAATCCGAGCTGTGTTCCTACCAAGGAGCTGCAATCCCAGATCAAGGAGATCGCCTCCTTGCACAAGCGGATCGTCAACTCGATCAAGCGCAACGGTTGGACCAAGCCGCGGACCGTCGCCTTGCGCAAGGCGCTGGAAGAGCGCTTCCTGTCCCTGCGGCTGGCCCCCAAGTTCGTGAATCGGCTGGTGAAAGATGCAGGCGCCACGGTGGACAAGATACGCCGGTGGGAACGCGCCATCATGCAGCTCTGCGTCAAGCGGGCGCGGATGCCGCGCGGGGAATTTATCGCTGCATTCGAGGGTCATGAGACCGATCTGGGCTGGTGCCGCCGCATCGGCAACTCCGGCAAGCCCTACGCGGCCGCGCTGGCGGAGTTGCGCCCGGAGATCGAGCGCGCCCAGAAGAAGATTGCCCTGCAATTGGAGGGCAAGTGCCTTTCGATCGCCGAGATCAAGGAGGTCAACAAGAGGCTGGCCATGGGCAGCGCGAAGACCAACCGCGCCAAGAAGGAGATGGTGGAGGCGAATCTTCGGCTGGTGATCTCCATCGCCAAGAAATACACCAAGCGCGGGCTGCTCTTCCTGGATTTGATCCAGGAGGGCAACATCGGCCTCATGAAGGCGGTGGACAAGTTCGAGTACCGCCGGGGATACAAGTTTTCCACCTACGCCACCTGGTGGATTCGGCAGGCGATTACCCGCTCCATTGCCGACCAGGCGCGCACGATTCGCATCCCGGTGCACATGATCGAGACGATCAACAAGCTCAATCGTTATTCCCGGCAGATCCTGCAGGAGAAGGGGCGCGAGCCGGTGCCGAGCGAACTCGCCGAGCGCATGGATATGCCCGAGGAGAAGATCCGAAAGGTGCTGAATATCTCCAAGGAGCCGATCTCCACCGAAACCCCGGTCGGCGACGAGGAAGACTCGCGGCTGGGGGATTTCATAGAAGACCGCAGCGTCGAATCCCCGGACGAGTCAACGATCAAGTCCAGCCTGTACGATGTGATCCGGGAGACTCTTGCCAACCTGGCGCCCCGCGAGGCAAAGGTGTTGCGGATGCGTTTCGGTCTGGACATGGGCACCGATCACACCCTGGAAGAAGTGGGGAAGCAATTCAACGTCACGCGCGAGCGGATTCGCCAGATCGAGGCCAAGGCCCTGCGCAAGCTGGAGAAAACCCCCGAATATTCCGAGCGGCTGCGGTCCTTTTTCAACGATTCTTCGGCGGGTTCGGACAAGCGCTCGGGCCGGACTCGCGGCACTGGGCGGGGGGTCCGTAGCTCAGTTGGTTAG
- a CDS encoding sigma-54 dependent transcriptional regulator encodes MSPAGTGGRAAPGAPGKPPLLLVDDDPLILDSFSLALREEYQLLTARDRKQTLALLGRGSRPPMLVLLDLGLPPAPHIPDEGFRLIRELLAFDRDMKILILSGQGDRSHIRRALTLGAVDFIPKPCDLRLLRTRLQHQCMILEAERGRRERAGTEEELLGDSPALSALRDRIRQFSDTPHPVLIEGESGTGKELVARCLHRWSGRARQQYLKLNCAALPGELLESQLFGHARGAFTGASEAREGFLGAAAGSLLFDEIGELPLALQAKLLRVLDDGEYYRLGETVPRRLQARILASTNRDLREEVKMGRFRLDLYHRLSVLKLGVPPLRERQEDALLLFERFRGIYAPGVTLSGEARRMLGGYAFPGNVRELRNIVIRLSAKYPGAEVDAGKLRAELEPPQERGIPAPAGPPPGVPDETELRARLLRGDFRLEDFLGDLERRCILMALDIAAGNLSRAARILGINRTTLYGRMQRLSIRQ; translated from the coding sequence ATGAGCCCCGCCGGGACCGGGGGACGGGCGGCGCCCGGGGCGCCCGGCAAACCGCCGTTGTTGCTGGTGGACGACGACCCCCTGATCCTGGATTCCTTCTCCCTGGCGTTGCGGGAGGAATACCAGCTGCTGACGGCCCGGGACCGCAAGCAAACCCTGGCGTTGCTGGGTCGAGGCTCGCGGCCTCCCATGCTGGTCCTGCTGGATCTGGGTTTGCCGCCGGCGCCGCATATTCCTGACGAGGGCTTTCGGTTGATCCGCGAGTTGCTGGCCTTCGACCGCGACATGAAGATTCTGATCCTGTCCGGGCAGGGGGATCGCTCCCATATCCGCCGGGCGCTGACGCTCGGGGCGGTGGACTTCATTCCCAAGCCCTGCGATCTGCGGTTGTTGCGCACCCGCCTGCAACACCAATGCATGATCCTCGAGGCCGAGCGCGGGCGCCGGGAACGCGCCGGTACGGAAGAAGAGTTGCTGGGCGACAGTCCGGCGCTCTCCGCCTTGCGCGATCGGATTCGGCAATTCTCCGACACCCCGCACCCCGTCTTGATCGAAGGCGAGTCGGGGACGGGCAAGGAACTTGTGGCGCGCTGCCTGCACCGGTGGAGCGGGCGCGCGCGGCAACAGTATCTCAAACTGAACTGTGCCGCCCTGCCGGGAGAGTTGCTGGAGTCGCAGTTGTTCGGCCATGCCCGCGGCGCGTTCACCGGGGCGAGCGAGGCCCGCGAGGGCTTCCTGGGCGCCGCTGCCGGCAGCCTGCTGTTCGACGAAATCGGCGAACTCCCCCTGGCATTGCAGGCAAAGCTCCTGCGGGTGCTCGACGACGGCGAATATTACCGTCTTGGGGAGACCGTGCCCCGCCGCTTGCAGGCCCGCATCCTTGCCTCCACCAACCGCGACTTGCGCGAAGAAGTGAAGATGGGACGTTTCCGGCTGGACCTCTACCACCGGCTGAGCGTTCTGAAGCTGGGCGTCCCGCCCCTGCGCGAGCGTCAGGAGGATGCGCTGTTGCTGTTCGAACGTTTCCGCGGCATCTACGCGCCGGGCGTCACGTTGAGCGGGGAGGCGCGCCGGATGCTGGGAGGGTACGCCTTCCCCGGCAACGTCCGGGAACTGCGGAATATCGTCATTCGCCTCAGCGCCAAGTATCCCGGCGCCGAGGTGGACGCCGGGAAGTTGCGGGCGGAACTGGAGCCGCCGCAAGAGCGGGGCATACCTGCCCCGGCCGGCCCCCCCCCCGGCGTCCCGGACGAGACGGAACTCCGGGCGCGTCTGTTGCGGGGAGATTTCCGTCTGGAGGATTTCCTGGGAGATCTGGAGCGCCGCTGCATTCTGATGGCTCTGGACATCGCGGCGGGCAATCTCAGCCGCGCCGCCCGTATTTTGGGCATCAACCGCACCACTTTGTACGGCCGGATGCAGCGGCTCTCGATCCGCCAATAA